A genome region from Nicotiana tabacum cultivar K326 chromosome 13, ASM71507v2, whole genome shotgun sequence includes the following:
- the LOC107796187 gene encoding protein neprosin, whose translation MDTVGRKREVLLPLLLVQLLFWSFFFLCQTSKAEAAKIPSNLNYTKYRQVSNLRLERIERHLDKINKPSVFTIESPDGDIIDCVHKRKQPALDHPLLKNHKIQKVPPEIPKLKMVKTEAVRDVSNSSKSDERLSAVNWQLWHKNGQRCPKGTVPIRRSKVHDVLRAKSLYDFGKKKRHGLPLARRVDAPDVVSGNGHEHAIAYTGTSQEIYGAKATINVWDPSIEVVNEFSLSQIWVLSGSFDGSDLNSIEAGWQVSPELYGDSRPRLFTYWTSDAYQATGCYNLLCAGFVQTNSRIAIGAAISPVSSVEGNQYDVTILIWKDPKLGNWWMVFGDNTLVGYWPAELFTHLADRATMVEWGGEVVNSRANGEHTSTQMGSGHFAEDGFRKASYFRNLEIVDSDNSLSSAQDISILAENTNCYDIKSDYNNEWGTHFYYGGPGKNPQCT comes from the exons ATGGACACTGTTGGAAGGAAGAGAGAagttcttcttcctcttctattAGTACAACTCTTGTTTTGGTCTTTCTTCTTTTTGTGCCAAACATCTAAAGCAGAAGCTGCCAAAATTCCAAGTAATTTGAACTACACAAAGTATAGACAAGTTAGCAACTTAAGacttgaaagaattgaaagacaCTTGGACAAGATTAACAAGCCTTCTGTCTTCACCATTGAG aGCCCAGATGGAGATATCATAGATTGTGTTCATAAAAGAAAACAACCAGCTTTAGATCATCCTCTTCTCAAGAATCACAAGATTCAG AAGGTTCCACCCGAGATTCCAAAATTGAAGATGGTAAAAACAGAAGCCGTGAGAGATGTAAGTAACAGTAGCAAAAGTGATGAAAGATTGAGTGCAGTAAATTGGCAGCTATGGCACAAAAATGGGCAGCGCTGCCCTAAAGGAACGGTTCCGATACGGCGGAGCAAAGTGCATGATGTGCTCAGAGCAAAGTCTTTGTATGATTTTGGCAAGAAAAAACGCCATGGATTACCTCTTGCTCGTCGTGTTGATGCTCCTGATGTTGTCAGTGGCAATGGCCATGAG CACGCAATAGCATACACGGGAACCTCGCAAGAAATATATGGGGCAAAAGCAACAATAAACGTATGGGACCCATCAATCGAGGTGGTCAACGAGTTCAGTCTCTCTCAGATTTGGGTTCTATCTGGATCTTTTGACGGCTCTGATCTTAACAGCATCGAAGCTGGTTGGCAG GTTAGTCCGGAGCTGTATGGTGACAGCAGACCTAGATTGTTTACATATTGGACG AGTGATGCCTATCAAGCAACAGGATGCTACAATCTACTATGTGCAGGATTTGTGCAAACAAATAGTAGAATTGCCATTGGAGCTGCCATTTCTCCAGTTTCTTCTGTGGAAGGAAATCAGTATGATGTCACCATTCTCATTTGGAAG GATCCAAAGCTAGGAAATTGGTGGATGGTGTTTGGTGATAACACGTTAGTGGGCTATTGGCCGGCCGAGTTATTTACTCATTTAGCAGATCGGGCGACAATGGTGGAGTGGGGAGGAGAAGTTGTAAATTCACGGGCCAATGGAGAACACACGTCCACTCAAATGGGCTCTGGCCATTTTGCTGAAGATGGGTTTAGAAAAGCAAGttatttcagaaatcttgagattGTAGATTCTGACAATAGCCTCAGCTCGGCCCAAGATATATCAATCTTAGCTGAGAACACAAATTGCTATGACATTAAAAGTGATTACAACAATGAATGGGGTACCCATTTCTATTATGGTGGGCCTGGTAAAAACCCACAGTGCACGTGA